One stretch of Pseudomonas fluorescens Q2-87 DNA includes these proteins:
- the gabP gene encoding GABA permease: MSGTQTSNTLEQGLKPRHVTMLSIAGVIGAGLFVGSGHAIAAAGPAVLLAYAAAGALVVLVMRMLGEMAVASPDTGSFSTYADRAIGHWAGFTIGWLYWWFWVLVIPLEANAAATILHAWFPNVAIWAFTLVITLLLTVTNLFSVKNYGEFEFWFALVKVIAIVGFVGLGILAILGLLPTSQVSGVSHLFDTQGFLPNGMGAVLGAILTTMFSFMGTEIVTIAAAESKNPGQQISKATNSVIWRIGLFYLVSIFIVVALVPWNDPLLASVGSYQTVLERMGIPNAKLIVDIVVLVAVTSCLNSALYTASRMMFSLGKRGDAPVVSQRTNKSGTPYWAVMLSTAAAFLAVFANYVAPAAVFEFLLASSGAIALLVYLVIAFSQLRMRKQRMARGEKIAFSMWLFPGLTYAVIVFIVGALTIMLFQEAHRVEILATGLLSMLVVASGMLIQRRRIKKTGGLVQTLG, from the coding sequence ATGAGCGGTACGCAAACTTCCAACACTCTGGAGCAAGGACTCAAGCCTCGGCATGTGACGATGCTCTCCATCGCCGGCGTGATCGGCGCCGGTTTATTCGTCGGCTCCGGCCACGCTATCGCCGCGGCCGGTCCGGCGGTGCTATTGGCTTACGCTGCGGCAGGTGCACTGGTGGTATTGGTGATGCGAATGCTGGGCGAAATGGCGGTGGCTTCGCCGGACACCGGCTCCTTCTCGACCTATGCCGATCGCGCGATTGGTCATTGGGCAGGCTTCACCATCGGCTGGCTCTACTGGTGGTTCTGGGTCCTGGTTATCCCGTTGGAGGCCAACGCGGCCGCAACCATCCTGCACGCCTGGTTTCCCAACGTGGCGATCTGGGCCTTCACCTTGGTTATCACCCTGCTGCTGACGGTCACCAACCTGTTCAGCGTGAAAAACTATGGCGAGTTCGAGTTCTGGTTCGCCCTGGTCAAAGTCATTGCGATTGTCGGCTTCGTGGGTCTTGGCATCCTGGCGATCCTTGGCCTGTTGCCAACCAGCCAGGTCAGCGGGGTTTCGCATCTGTTCGACACCCAAGGCTTCTTGCCCAACGGTATGGGTGCGGTATTGGGTGCGATCCTGACCACCATGTTCTCGTTCATGGGCACCGAGATCGTGACCATCGCAGCGGCCGAATCGAAGAACCCCGGCCAGCAGATTTCCAAGGCGACCAACTCGGTCATCTGGCGGATCGGCCTGTTCTATCTCGTTTCCATCTTCATCGTCGTAGCCCTGGTGCCATGGAACGACCCGCTGCTGGCCAGTGTGGGTTCCTATCAGACGGTGCTCGAGCGCATGGGCATCCCCAACGCCAAGCTGATCGTCGATATCGTGGTCCTGGTTGCTGTGACGAGCTGCCTGAACTCAGCGCTTTATACGGCTTCGCGCATGATGTTCTCGCTGGGCAAGCGCGGTGATGCGCCCGTTGTTTCCCAGCGCACCAACAAGAGCGGTACGCCTTACTGGGCGGTGATGTTGTCCACCGCAGCCGCTTTCCTTGCGGTGTTTGCCAACTACGTGGCCCCGGCTGCGGTGTTCGAATTCCTGCTGGCGAGTTCTGGCGCTATCGCCTTGCTGGTCTACTTGGTCATCGCTTTTTCACAACTGCGCATGCGCAAGCAGCGCATGGCCCGTGGTGAAAAAATCGCTTTCAGCATGTGGCTGTTTCCGGGCCTGACTTACGCCGTGATCGTCTTCATCGTCGGTGCCCTGACCATCATGTTGTTCCAGGAAGCCCATCGCGTAGAGATCCTGGCGACCGGTTTGCTCAGCATGCTGGTGGTCGCCTCCGGAATGCTGATCCAGCGTCGTCGGATCAAAAAAACCGGAGGCTTGGTACAGACCCTCGGGTAA
- a CDS encoding response regulator transcription factor yields the protein MRVAILDDEPAELRRVEQTLQQIPGRGEQAWTLHSFERGEDLLRQLRRETFDLLILDWQLPDISGLSLLRWTREHMDSPPAAIMLTSRDGEHDIVQALNAGADDYVSKPFRPNELKARVAAVLRRHNLQRAPANDVLVFNDLTFDDAELTITRAGIPISLTEREYRLARCLFANLGRPLSREYFYERFWSHEEMTSSRPLDTHIYRLRNKLGLTADRGWQLLTIYGYGYRLESVAAGSEASVAS from the coding sequence ATGCGTGTCGCCATACTGGATGACGAACCGGCCGAGCTGCGCCGGGTAGAACAGACACTTCAACAGATTCCCGGCAGGGGCGAGCAGGCCTGGACCCTGCACAGTTTCGAACGCGGCGAAGACCTGTTGCGGCAATTGCGCCGGGAAACCTTCGACCTGCTGATTCTCGACTGGCAGTTGCCCGATATCAGTGGCCTGTCCCTGTTGCGCTGGACCCGCGAGCACATGGACTCGCCACCGGCCGCGATCATGCTCACCAGCCGCGACGGCGAGCACGATATCGTCCAGGCCCTCAACGCTGGGGCCGACGATTACGTGAGCAAGCCGTTCCGGCCCAACGAACTCAAGGCCCGGGTCGCCGCCGTGCTGCGCCGCCACAACCTGCAACGCGCCCCGGCCAATGATGTGCTGGTGTTCAATGACCTGACGTTCGACGACGCCGAACTGACCATCACCCGCGCGGGTATCCCCATCAGCCTGACCGAACGGGAGTACCGCTTGGCCCGCTGTCTGTTTGCCAATCTGGGCCGGCCGCTGTCGCGGGAATATTTCTACGAGCGCTTCTGGAGCCATGAGGAAATGACTTCATCCCGTCCGCTCGATACCCATATCTATCGGCTGCGCAACAAGCTGGGGCTGACGGCTGATCGGGGTTGGCAGTTGCTGACGATTTATGGCTATGGCTATCGATTGGAGAGCGTGGCGGCGGGGAGTGAGGCGTCGGTGGCCAGTTAG
- a CDS encoding PAS domain-containing sensor histidine kinase has protein sequence MSNQRRQESREPTQVQQLFRQLMREWLWISLLLLPLTALLSMSSQSTRNGSSSIVLSVCLVACVLGLLLLRPRLALWTTVGGMSLALLLSAVLAARGWWWSPMASVLGMLFGYLIWNWRRLSVVLAYFGWELARLDAEPKVFPERRRAPYTGSDRLQGQIMALEQAMSRTRDTRRFIADGLEYLPVATMISDPQGKVLLGNRKARDLFGHGLAGGDVLEHLAQLGYPGLEQSARHRLSTLPLVEFRDGHERSLRLERAALLPVDGSAPIGWLLSLTDLSAEREAQEQRSLMLRFLSHDLRAPHSAILALLDVQRHQSGADNPIFDQIERQVRRALDLTDGFVQLARAESETYQFQPTLFAMLLLDVVDQALPIAQAKRIQLIHEMDNEEATIQADQSLLTRALFNLLENAIKYSAPGTHIYLKVRCADGWLTCDVIDQGKGIGAHELPDLFSQYRRFSSAHGVDGIGLGLSMVKAVVEHHDGQIECRSVVGEGTTFSLRLALLDT, from the coding sequence ATGAGCAACCAGCGCCGCCAGGAAAGTCGTGAACCCACCCAGGTCCAGCAACTGTTTCGACAGTTGATGCGCGAGTGGCTGTGGATAAGTTTGCTGCTGTTGCCGCTGACCGCCCTACTCTCGATGAGCAGCCAATCAACACGCAACGGGTCGAGCTCAATCGTACTATCGGTGTGTCTGGTCGCGTGTGTATTGGGCTTGCTGCTGTTGCGCCCGCGCCTGGCGCTATGGACGACGGTAGGCGGCATGAGCTTGGCGCTATTGCTCAGTGCCGTACTGGCGGCTCGTGGTTGGTGGTGGTCACCGATGGCGAGCGTATTGGGCATGCTCTTTGGCTACCTGATCTGGAACTGGCGACGCCTGAGCGTGGTGCTGGCTTATTTCGGCTGGGAGCTGGCGCGCCTGGACGCCGAGCCGAAGGTGTTCCCGGAACGCCGCCGTGCGCCCTATACCGGCAGTGACCGTTTGCAGGGCCAGATCATGGCCCTGGAACAAGCCATGAGTCGAACCCGGGACACGCGCCGCTTCATTGCCGACGGCCTGGAATACCTGCCGGTGGCGACAATGATCAGCGATCCCCAGGGCAAGGTGCTGCTGGGTAACCGCAAGGCCCGGGATCTGTTTGGCCATGGCCTGGCGGGCGGCGATGTGTTGGAGCACCTCGCACAGTTGGGTTACCCAGGGCTGGAGCAAAGTGCGCGGCATCGTTTATCCACATTGCCCCTGGTGGAGTTTCGCGACGGTCACGAGCGCAGCCTGCGCCTGGAGCGAGCCGCGCTACTGCCAGTGGATGGCAGCGCGCCCATTGGCTGGTTGCTGAGCCTGACCGACCTGAGCGCCGAGCGTGAAGCCCAAGAGCAGCGAAGCCTTATGCTGCGTTTCCTGTCCCATGACCTGCGCGCCCCTCACTCAGCGATCCTCGCCCTGCTCGATGTGCAGCGGCACCAGAGCGGCGCAGACAACCCCATATTCGACCAGATAGAACGCCAGGTGCGTCGCGCCCTGGACCTGACCGATGGCTTCGTGCAATTGGCCAGGGCTGAATCCGAGACCTACCAGTTCCAACCAACGTTGTTCGCCATGCTGCTGTTGGACGTGGTCGACCAGGCATTACCCATTGCCCAGGCAAAACGCATCCAACTGATCCATGAAATGGACAATGAAGAAGCGACCATACAGGCGGACCAGTCCTTGCTGACCCGCGCGCTATTCAATCTGCTGGAAAACGCCATCAAGTACAGCGCGCCGGGCACGCATATTTATCTGAAGGTGCGATGCGCGGATGGATGGCTGACCTGCGATGTGATCGATCAGGGCAAAGGCATCGGTGCCCACGAACTACCGGATCTGTTCAGCCAGTACAGACGGTTTTCCTCAGCCCATGGTGTCGATGGCATTGGTTTGGGGCTGTCGATGGTCAAGGCTGTTGTGGAACATCATGACGGGCAAATCGAGTGCCGCAGCGTCGTAGGCGAAGGCACGACATTCAGCCTGCGCCTGGCGCTGCTGGATACCTGA
- a CDS encoding lysophospholipid acyltransferase family protein → MSILQAIRTFLFYLLLGTSSLLWCSLSFFIAPFLPFKARYRFINVYWCRCALWLSKVFLGISYEVKGAENVPDRPCVIQSNHQSTWETFFLSAYFEPLSQVLKRELLFVPFFGWAMAMLRPIAIDRDNPKLALKQVAKKGDELLKDNTWVLIFPEGTRVPYGTVGKFSRSGSALAVNAELPVLPIAHNAGKFWPKAGWVRKPGVITVVIGEPMYAEGSGPRAIAALNDRVQAWNEQTQREMGSLPPGPAPVAATDEIAV, encoded by the coding sequence ATGTCGATATTGCAGGCCATCAGAACCTTCCTCTTTTACCTGCTGTTGGGCACCAGTTCCTTGCTGTGGTGTTCCTTGAGTTTTTTTATCGCGCCTTTTTTGCCGTTCAAGGCGCGCTACCGTTTCATCAACGTCTATTGGTGCCGCTGCGCGCTGTGGCTGAGCAAAGTGTTCCTGGGCATCAGCTACGAAGTGAAGGGCGCCGAGAACGTACCGGACCGCCCCTGCGTGATCCAGTCCAACCACCAGAGCACCTGGGAGACGTTCTTCCTCTCGGCCTATTTCGAGCCGTTGAGCCAAGTCCTCAAGCGTGAACTGTTGTTCGTGCCGTTCTTTGGCTGGGCCATGGCGATGCTACGGCCGATTGCCATCGATCGTGACAATCCCAAATTGGCTCTCAAGCAAGTGGCGAAGAAGGGTGACGAGCTGCTCAAGGACAACACTTGGGTGCTGATCTTCCCCGAGGGCACCCGCGTTCCTTACGGGACTGTTGGCAAGTTCTCCCGCAGCGGTTCCGCATTGGCGGTGAACGCTGAGCTGCCGGTACTGCCGATTGCACACAATGCCGGTAAATTCTGGCCAAAGGCTGGCTGGGTCAGGAAGCCAGGCGTCATCACCGTGGTGATTGGCGAACCCATGTATGCCGAAGGCAGCGGGCCTCGCGCCATCGCCGCGCTCAATGATCGCGTACAGGCTTGGAATGAGCAGACACAACGGGAAATGGGTTCACTTCCACCGGGCCCTGCGCCAGTGGCCGCAACAGATGAGATCGCTGTCTGA
- the gmhB gene encoding D-glycero-beta-D-manno-heptose 1,7-bisphosphate 7-phosphatase has protein sequence MLLKLLILDRDGVINHDSDAYIKSVEEWLPLPGSIEAIAQLSKAGWTVAVATNQSGIARGYYDLAVLEAMHERLRELVAERGGEVGLIVYCPHGPDEGCDCRKPKPGMLKAIAAHYDVGLAGVWFVGDSSGDLEAAKAVDCQPVLVKTGKGEKTLGKTLPVGTLIFDDLAAVAAELIHN, from the coding sequence CTGCTGTTGAAACTGCTGATTCTCGATCGGGACGGGGTGATCAATCACGACTCCGACGCTTACATCAAATCGGTGGAGGAGTGGTTACCGCTCCCCGGTTCGATCGAAGCCATCGCGCAGTTGAGCAAGGCCGGCTGGACGGTGGCGGTCGCCACCAACCAGTCGGGCATCGCCCGCGGTTACTACGACCTTGCCGTGCTCGAGGCCATGCATGAGCGCTTGCGCGAACTGGTGGCCGAGCGGGGCGGGGAAGTCGGGTTGATCGTCTATTGTCCACATGGACCGGATGAAGGCTGTGATTGCCGCAAGCCCAAGCCGGGCATGTTGAAAGCCATTGCCGCCCATTACGACGTGGGGCTGGCGGGCGTGTGGTTTGTCGGCGACAGTTCAGGTGACCTGGAGGCGGCCAAGGCCGTCGATTGTCAGCCAGTTTTGGTAAAGACCGGCAAAGGCGAAAAGACTCTGGGCAAGACCCTACCGGTGGGCACCTTGATTTTTGACGACCTGGCGGCGGTTGCCGCTGAACTTATCCACAATTAG
- the glyS gene encoding glycine--tRNA ligase subunit beta, which yields MSAQDFLVELGTEELPPKALNTLADAFLAGIDKGLQAAGLSYEAKQVYAAPRRLAVLITALATQQPDRSINLDGPPRQAAFDADGNPTQAALGFAKKCGVDLSEIDQSGPKLRYSQSIKGKPTASLLPTIVEDSLNDLPIPKRMRWAARKEEFVRPTQWLVMLLGDQVIDCTILAQKAGRDSRGHRFHHPQSVRITSPANYLADLRAAYVLADANERRELISKRTEELATLQEGTAIVPPSLLDEVTALVEWPVPLVCSFEERFLEVPQEALITTMQDNQKYFCLLDAEGKLLPRFITVANIESKDPQQIIAGNEKVVRPRLTDAEFFFKQDKKQPLESFNERLQNVVFQEKLGSVYDKAERVSKLAAFIAPRIGGDAQRAARAGILSKCDLSTEMVGEFPEMQGVAGYYYALNDGEPQDVALALNEQYMPRGAGAELPTTLTGAAVAIADKLDTLVGIFGIGMLPTGSKDPYALRRAALGVLRILIDKQLDLDLNDAVAFAVNAFGSKVKAAGLADAVLEFIFDRLRARYEDEGVDVATYLSVRALKPGSALDFDQRVQAVQAFRKLPEAAALAAVNKRVSNLLSKAEPSTNTAEARYFDNAAEFSLNSAIQQASTSVQPLMEKREYAEALARLAALREPVDAFFEAVMVNADDENVRRNRYALLTRLRGLFLNIADISMLG from the coding sequence ATGAGTGCTCAAGATTTCCTGGTTGAACTGGGCACCGAAGAACTGCCACCCAAAGCCCTGAATACCCTGGCCGACGCGTTCCTGGCTGGCATCGACAAAGGCCTGCAAGCCGCTGGCCTGAGCTACGAAGCCAAGCAAGTTTACGCCGCGCCGCGCCGCCTGGCCGTGCTGATCACCGCCCTGGCGACCCAGCAGCCGGACCGCAGCATCAACCTTGATGGCCCGCCACGTCAGGCCGCGTTCGATGCCGATGGCAACCCGACCCAGGCCGCCCTGGGCTTCGCCAAGAAGTGCGGCGTGGACCTGAGCGAAATCGACCAGAGCGGCCCGAAGCTGCGCTACAGCCAAAGCATCAAAGGCAAGCCGACCGCCAGCCTGTTGCCGACCATCGTCGAAGACTCCCTCAATGACTTGCCGATTCCCAAGCGCATGCGCTGGGCCGCGCGCAAGGAAGAGTTCGTGCGTCCGACCCAATGGCTGGTGATGCTGCTCGGTGACCAGGTCATCGACTGCACGATCCTGGCCCAGAAGGCCGGTCGCGATTCCCGCGGCCACCGTTTCCATCATCCGCAAAGCGTGCGCATCACCTCGCCGGCCAACTACCTGGCCGACCTGCGTGCCGCCTACGTGCTGGCCGATGCCAACGAGCGTCGCGAGCTGATCAGCAAGCGCACCGAAGAGCTGGCGACCCTGCAGGAAGGCACCGCGATCGTGCCGCCAAGCCTGCTCGACGAAGTGACCGCGCTGGTGGAATGGCCGGTGCCGCTGGTGTGCTCGTTCGAGGAACGTTTCCTTGAAGTGCCGCAGGAAGCGCTGATCACCACCATGCAGGACAACCAGAAATACTTCTGCCTGCTGGACGCCGAAGGCAAGTTGTTGCCGCGCTTCATTACAGTCGCCAACATCGAAAGCAAGGACCCGCAGCAGATCATCGCCGGTAACGAGAAAGTCGTTCGCCCGCGCCTGACCGATGCCGAGTTCTTCTTCAAGCAAGACAAGAAGCAGCCGCTGGAAAGCTTCAACGAGCGCCTGCAGAACGTGGTATTCCAGGAAAAACTCGGCAGCGTCTACGACAAGGCCGAGCGCGTGTCGAAACTGGCGGCGTTCATCGCCCCGCGCATCGGCGGCGATGCCCAGCGCGCGGCCCGTGCCGGCATCCTGTCCAAGTGCGACTTGTCCACCGAGATGGTCGGTGAGTTCCCGGAGATGCAAGGCGTCGCCGGTTACTACTACGCCCTCAACGATGGCGAGCCGCAGGACGTGGCCCTGGCGCTGAACGAACAGTACATGCCGCGCGGTGCCGGCGCTGAACTGCCGACCACCCTGACCGGTGCGGCCGTGGCGATTGCCGACAAGCTCGATACTCTGGTCGGCATCTTCGGCATTGGCATGCTGCCTACCGGTAGCAAAGACCCGTATGCCTTGCGTCGCGCGGCGCTGGGTGTGTTGCGGATCCTGATCGACAAGCAGCTGGACCTGGACCTGAACGACGCCGTGGCGTTTGCCGTCAACGCGTTCGGCAGCAAGGTCAAGGCTGCCGGCTTGGCCGATGCCGTGCTGGAATTCATCTTCGACCGCCTGCGTGCGCGTTATGAAGATGAAGGCGTCGATGTCGCGACCTACCTGTCGGTGCGTGCCCTGAAGCCGGGCTCGGCCCTGGACTTCGACCAGCGCGTACAAGCGGTGCAGGCGTTCCGCAAACTGCCGGAAGCGGCTGCATTGGCGGCGGTGAACAAGCGGGTGTCGAACCTGCTCAGCAAGGCTGAGCCGTCCACCAACACCGCTGAAGCGCGTTATTTCGATAACGCGGCAGAGTTCTCGCTCAACTCGGCAATTCAACAGGCAAGTACGTCGGTGCAACCGCTCATGGAAAAACGCGAGTACGCCGAAGCGCTGGCGCGCCTGGCGGCCCTGCGCGAGCCGGTCGATGCGTTCTTTGAGGCCGTGATGGTGAATGCGGACGACGAGAACGTGCGTCGAAACCGCTACGCACTGCTGACGCGTCTGCGCGGGTTGTTCCTCAACATCGCTGATATTTCCATGCTGGGTTGA
- the glyQ gene encoding glycine--tRNA ligase subunit alpha has translation MSQPTPAVRTFQDLILALQQYWAEQGCVVLQPYDMEVGAGTFHTATFLRAIGPETWNAAYVQPSRRPTDGRYGENPNRLQHYYQFQVVLKPNPENFQELYLGSLKHVGLDPLVHDIRFVEDNWESPTLGAWGLGWEVWLNGMEVTQFTYFQQAGGIECYPVTGEITYGLERLAMYLQGVDSVYDLVWADGPFGKVTYGDVFHQNEVEQSTYNFEHANVEKLFELFDFYESEAKRLIELDQPLPLPSYEMVLKASHTFNLLDARRAISVTARQQYILRVRTLARSVAQAYLLARAKLGFPMATPDLRDEVLAKLEAAQ, from the coding sequence GTGAGCCAGCCTACGCCAGCCGTGCGTACCTTCCAAGACTTGATCCTCGCCCTCCAGCAATACTGGGCCGAGCAAGGTTGCGTGGTACTTCAGCCCTACGATATGGAAGTAGGCGCCGGCACTTTCCACACTGCCACGTTTCTGCGTGCCATCGGCCCGGAAACCTGGAACGCCGCTTATGTGCAGCCCAGCCGCCGCCCGACTGACGGCCGCTACGGCGAAAACCCGAACCGCCTGCAGCATTACTACCAGTTCCAGGTGGTACTGAAGCCGAACCCGGAAAACTTCCAGGAACTGTACCTGGGCTCCCTCAAGCACGTGGGCCTCGACCCGCTGGTGCACGACATTCGTTTCGTCGAAGACAACTGGGAATCGCCGACACTGGGCGCCTGGGGCCTGGGCTGGGAAGTCTGGCTCAACGGCATGGAAGTGACTCAGTTCACCTACTTCCAGCAGGCGGGCGGCATCGAGTGCTACCCGGTGACCGGCGAGATCACCTACGGTCTGGAACGCCTGGCCATGTACCTGCAAGGCGTGGATTCGGTCTACGACCTGGTGTGGGCTGACGGCCCGTTCGGCAAAGTGACCTACGGCGACGTGTTCCACCAGAACGAAGTGGAGCAGTCGACCTACAACTTCGAACACGCCAACGTCGAGAAGCTGTTCGAGCTGTTCGATTTCTATGAAAGCGAAGCCAAGCGCCTGATCGAACTGGATCAGCCGCTGCCGTTGCCAAGCTACGAAATGGTGTTGAAGGCCTCCCATACCTTCAACCTGCTGGACGCACGCCGGGCGATTTCCGTGACCGCGCGCCAGCAATACATCCTGCGTGTACGCACCTTGGCGCGTTCCGTTGCGCAAGCCTACCTGCTGGCCCGTGCCAAGCTGGGCTTCCCGATGGCGACCCCGGACCTGCGTGATGAAGTGTTGGCTAAGCTGGAGGCTGCACAATGA
- a CDS encoding DNA-3-methyladenine glycosylase I, whose protein sequence is MPRCFWCSDDPLYMAYHDQEWGTPLRDAQGLFELLLLEGFQAGLSWITVLRKRERYRQVLYGFDVQRVAQMSDAEIDDLMLDPGIIRNRLKLKAARRNAQAWLALEDPVAFLWSFVGDKPIINHFKDRTEVPAITPEALAMSKGLKKAGFTFVGPTICYALMQASGMVMDHTQDCDRYAELVNAG, encoded by the coding sequence ATGCCACGCTGCTTTTGGTGTTCTGACGATCCTTTGTACATGGCTTATCACGATCAGGAGTGGGGCACGCCGCTGCGCGATGCGCAGGGTTTGTTCGAGTTGCTTTTGCTCGAAGGGTTCCAGGCCGGGCTGTCCTGGATCACCGTTTTGCGCAAACGCGAGCGCTACCGGCAGGTGCTGTACGGTTTTGACGTGCAGCGCGTGGCGCAAATGAGCGACGCCGAAATCGACGACCTGATGCTCGACCCCGGCATCATCCGCAACCGTCTCAAGCTCAAGGCCGCCCGCCGCAATGCCCAAGCCTGGCTGGCGCTGGAAGACCCGGTGGCGTTCCTCTGGTCGTTCGTCGGCGACAAACCCATCATCAACCACTTCAAGGACCGCACCGAAGTGCCGGCCATCACGCCCGAGGCGCTGGCGATGAGCAAAGGCTTGAAAAAGGCCGGGTTCACCTTCGTCGGGCCGACCATTTGCTACGCCTTGATGCAGGCCTCGGGCATGGTCATGGACCACACCCAAGACTGCGACCGCTACGCCGAGTTGGTAAACGCTGGTTAG
- a CDS encoding lysophospholipid acyltransferase, which yields MDKLKGALLVGALRLFALLPWRAVQAVGSAIGWLMWKLPNRSRDVVRINLAKCFPEMDPAERERLVGQSLKDIGKSLTESACAWIWPAQRSIDLVREVEGLDVLKDALASGKGVVGITSHLGNWEVLNHFYCSQCKPIIFYRPPKLKAVDELLRKQRVQLGNKVAASTKEGILSVIKEVRKGGQVGIPADPEPAESAGIFVPFFATQALTSKFVPNMLAGGKAVGVFLHALRLPDGSGYKVILEAAPDAMYSTDTETACAAMSQVVERYVRAYPSQYMWSMKRFKKRPPGEARWY from the coding sequence GTGGATAAGTTGAAAGGCGCCTTGCTGGTCGGCGCTCTGCGGTTGTTTGCGCTGCTGCCCTGGCGCGCGGTGCAAGCGGTGGGTTCGGCCATCGGCTGGCTCATGTGGAAGCTGCCCAACCGCTCCCGCGATGTGGTGCGGATCAACCTCGCCAAGTGCTTCCCCGAGATGGACCCGGCCGAGCGCGAGCGCCTGGTGGGCCAAAGCCTCAAGGACATCGGCAAATCCCTGACCGAAAGCGCCTGCGCCTGGATCTGGCCGGCCCAGCGCTCCATCGACCTGGTGCGTGAAGTCGAAGGCCTGGACGTATTAAAAGACGCGCTGGCGTCGGGCAAAGGCGTGGTCGGCATCACCAGCCACCTGGGCAACTGGGAAGTGCTCAACCACTTCTATTGCAGCCAGTGCAAACCGATCATTTTCTACCGCCCACCCAAGCTCAAGGCCGTGGATGAATTGCTGCGCAAACAACGCGTACAACTGGGCAACAAAGTCGCCGCGTCCACCAAGGAAGGCATCCTCAGCGTCATCAAGGAAGTGCGCAAGGGCGGCCAGGTGGGCATCCCCGCCGACCCGGAACCGGCCGAATCCGCCGGCATCTTCGTGCCCTTCTTCGCCACCCAAGCCCTGACCAGCAAGTTCGTGCCGAACATGCTCGCCGGCGGCAAAGCCGTCGGCGTCTTCCTCCACGCCCTGCGCCTGCCGGACGGCTCCGGCTACAAAGTTATCCTCGAAGCCGCCCCAGACGCCATGTACAGCACCGACACCGAAACCGCCTGCGCCGCCATGAGCCAAGTGGTCGAACGCTACGTGCGCGCCTACCCAAGCCAATACATGTGGAGCATGAAACGCTTCAAGAAACGTCCACCGGGCGAGGCGCGGTGGTACTAA
- a CDS encoding histidine phosphatase family protein: MDLVNLCVVRHGETKLNAEKRYVGSIDPGLNQRGREQALALAKHLPSNLDAMIVSPLRRAQETAVILNRTLNLPSSTLNAFRERSVGVFEGLTQADASERYPELWSQNITRCWAVGPTDGESVRDVVQRVREGLLELQKRYPSKHVLLVAHGFVAKTIRALAKADFSDFYDWQLANGQMLLLENVDVELRDAFGQKRPEGWDPSNLVLER, encoded by the coding sequence ATGGATCTCGTGAATCTATGTGTAGTCCGGCATGGGGAAACCAAGCTGAATGCTGAAAAGCGCTACGTCGGATCCATCGATCCCGGGCTAAATCAACGAGGCAGAGAGCAGGCCCTCGCCCTAGCCAAGCACTTGCCGTCCAACCTGGACGCGATGATCGTATCCCCTCTGCGTAGAGCCCAAGAAACCGCCGTCATCCTGAACCGCACATTGAACCTACCAAGCTCAACCCTGAATGCTTTTCGCGAACGCAGCGTGGGAGTTTTTGAAGGGCTGACCCAGGCTGATGCAAGCGAGCGTTACCCAGAGCTTTGGTCTCAAAACATCACGCGGTGCTGGGCAGTCGGGCCGACTGATGGAGAGTCGGTTCGCGACGTGGTTCAGCGTGTTCGAGAGGGGCTGCTCGAACTGCAAAAGCGCTACCCGTCGAAACACGTTTTGCTGGTCGCCCACGGCTTCGTTGCAAAGACAATCCGGGCCTTGGCGAAAGCAGACTTTTCAGATTTCTATGATTGGCAGCTCGCCAACGGGCAGATGCTCCTACTGGAGAATGTCGATGTCGAGCTACGCGACGCTTTCGGTCAGAAGCGACCTGAAGGGTGGGATCCTTCGAACTTGGTTTTGGAAAGGTAA
- a CDS encoding ArsR/SmtB family transcription factor, with product MDLLEIFKALSNPTRLQILKGLKDPAKNFPPQDEGDVHTVGVCVSSIQEGIGLSQSTVSGYLATLQRVGLVEVRRIGQWTYYKRNEATISALAEIIGKDL from the coding sequence ATGGACCTACTCGAAATATTCAAAGCCCTCTCAAACCCGACACGTCTCCAAATCCTGAAAGGTTTGAAAGATCCGGCAAAAAACTTCCCCCCGCAGGATGAGGGTGACGTTCACACGGTCGGCGTCTGCGTCAGCAGTATCCAGGAAGGGATCGGCCTGTCGCAGTCAACGGTGTCCGGTTATCTGGCCACGTTGCAACGGGTGGGCCTGGTGGAAGTCAGGCGCATCGGCCAGTGGACCTACTACAAGCGCAATGAAGCAACCATCAGTGCTCTCGCCGAGATCATTGGGAAAGACTTGTAG